Sequence from the Methylophilales bacterium MBRSF5 genome:
GACGACATTAATCCTTTTTTTGTAAAGGTAGAAAAAGCGTTCATTGAAAAAATGCAACAACACCCTGATGTCTATGACAAACTAAACTGGGTCCACTTTGAAGCTAGCGATCCTCATTTAACACCAGATGGGCCAGTAGATGCCGTTGTAACATTTAGAAACGTTCATAACTGGGCTAAAGCCGGAACCACAAAATCAATGTTTGAGGGGTTCCACAAAGCTTTAAAGCCTGGAGGTGTGCTTGGTTTAGTTGAGCATCGCGCCATACCAGGGACGTCGCTAGAAAATCAAATCAAAAGCGGCTACATGACCGAGGATTTTGTCATTCAAATGGCTGAAAGTGTTGGCTTCCGTTTAGATGCTAAGTCTGAGATCAATGCCAACCCCAAAGATACCAAAGATCATCCAGGTGGCGTGTGGAATCTCCTTCCC
This genomic interval carries:
- a CDS encoding methyltransferase: MRITTILCLNLFIGFIFPQLALSNEDLIDEVLAGEHRDANYIKRDKYRHPKETLDFFGITPEKSVVEITPGYGWYAEILTPLLRENGNYIYASYKLNDDINPFFVKVEKAFIEKMQQHPDVYDKLNWVHFEASDPHLTPDGPVDAVVTFRNVHNWAKAGTTKSMFEGFHKALKPGGVLGLVEHRAIPGTSLENQIKSGYMTEDFVIQMAESVGFRLDAKSEINANPKDTKDHPGGVWNLLPNLRNVAVEDKDKMVEVGESDRMTLRFIKD